The following are encoded in a window of Syngnathus scovelli strain Florida chromosome 4, RoL_Ssco_1.2, whole genome shotgun sequence genomic DNA:
- the cln6a gene encoding ceroid-lipofuscinosis neuronal protein 6a — MQSLRKRRDNLLTFRTNSQTSCVLGSKTNMAQKKKQDFHLDLWFCLTLQNWILDFGRPIVMIMLPLEWFPLNKPSAGDYFHMAYNVITPFLMLRLIERSPRALPRSAVYLCIITFVMGASIHLVGDSINHRLVLSGYKLHLSVRENPIMRDLKPASLIDSFELLYFYDEHLGHLMWYIPFFIILFIYFTGCFTEPTEQMKIPVTGRLLLVPSALYYWYLVTEGQITELFLLTFFAMVAMVIHQRHNGLRPDSNGLFLFYSFSVTVLFVALWVGYLWNDPVLRNKYPGFVYVPEPWSYYMLHIQKDH, encoded by the exons ATGCAGTCATTACGGAAACGCCGGGACAACCTTTTAACGTTTCGAACAAATTCACAAACTAG CTGCGTACTTGGTTCGAAGACCAACATGGCACAGAAGAAAAAGCAAGATTTCCATTTAGATTTGTGGTTCTGCCTAACCCTGCAGAACTGGATTCTAGACTTTGGACGGCCTATTGTCATG ATCATGCTTCCACTTGAGTGGTTCCCCCTGAACAAACCAAGCGCCGGAGACTATTTCCACATGGCCTACAATGTCATAACACCTTTCCTCATGCTTCGG TTGATTGAGCGCAGTCCAAGGGCGCTGCCCCGCTCAGCAGTTTACCTTTGCATCATCACTTTTGTCATGGGAGCCAGCATCCACCTGGTTGGAGACTCCATCAACCACAGACTTGTTCTGAGTGGCTACAAGCTCCACCTGTCAGTCAGAGAGAACCCGATCATGAGAGACCTCAAACCTGCTTCCCTG ATTGACTCCTTTGAGCTGTTGTATTTTTATGATGAACATCTGGGACATTTAATGTG GTATATTCCCTTCTTTATCATTCTCTTCATCTACTTCACCGGATGTTTCACTGAGCCGACAGAGCAGATGAAGATTCCAGTCACAGGCCGGCTGTTACTTGTACCCAGCGCACTCTATTACTG GTATTTGGTTACGGAAGGACAAATCACTGAACTGTTTCTCCTCACCTTTTTTGCAATGGTGGCCATGGTGATTCATCAAAGGCATAATGGCCTGAGACCAGACAGCAATGGTCTTTTCTTGTTCTATAGTTTTAGTGTTACTGTGCTTTTCGTGGCACTCTGGGTTGGTTATCTATGGAATGACCCGGTGCTACGCAACAAGTACCCTGGTTTTGTGTACGTTCCGGAACCGTGGTCCTACTACATGTTACATATACAAAAAGATCACTGA
- the LOC125967258 gene encoding neuronal acetylcholine receptor subunit alpha-7 gives MDPHGILLVLLVSACTVQVSIQGPNERRLFKDLLQKYNVLERPIFNESQTLNVDVGITLRQIMDVDETNQMLTTSIWLRTSWNDYNLQWDPSEYNGLKELRFPDHLLWKPDILLYNSADKTSDLFHSKIVSSFSGDCLHIPPAIFRTTCDFDLRWFPFDIQKCELKFGSWTYGGFSLDLSLIEADISEYVPNGEWELVVVSGKKNTRTYDCCEEPYPDVTYTIVMRRRTLFYVVHLLIPSILISILALFGFLLPADSGEKISLGITVMLSLIVFMLLGAQIMPPTSDSVPLIAQYFIVTMAIVALSVIVTVVVLQVHHRDPHGARMPKWIRVVFLDWCAWFLRMKHPGEDSVDLKARMASVHPASPNSGLIGKIGEGELAFTKDLSSTVGCSEPELANILDEVRYIAKRFRDQQQGETMRNDWKFVAAVIDRLCFVLFLLFIILCTFGILVSAPNITEAVSKDVFS, from the exons ATGGATCCACACGGTATTCTGCTTGTTCTGCTAGTGAGTGCATGCACAGTCCAAG TTTCCATTCAAGGGCCAAATGAGCGCAGGCTCTTCAAAGACCTGCTGCAGAAGTACAATGTACTTGAGAGACCAATCTTCAATGAGTCTCAGACTCTCAACGTTGACGTCGGCATCACTCTCAGGCAGATTATGGATGTG gaTGAGACGAATCAGATGCTGACAACCAGTATTTGGCTGCGAACG TCCTGGAATGACTATAATCTGCAGTGGGACCCATCTGAGTATAATGGGTTGAAAGAACTACGATTTCCTGATCATCTCCTTTGGAAGCCAGATATTCTACTTTATAACAG TGCAGACAAAACGTCTGATCTCTTTCATAGCAAAATTGTGTCTTCCTTCTCGGGTGACTGTTTGCATATACCCCCAG CAATCTTTAGGACCACCTGCGATTTCgatctccgctggttcccctttGACATCCAGAAATGTGAACTTAAGTTTGGCTCCTGGACTTACGGGGGCTTCTCTTTAGACTTATCACTGATAGAGGCGGACATCAGTGAATACGTACCTAATGGAGAGTGGGAGCTTGTTG TGGTTTCAGGAAAGAAGAATACCCGGACTTATGATTGCTGCGAGGAGCCCTATCCCGATGTCACGTACACCATAGTGATGCGCAGACGGACTCTCTTCTATGTAGTTCATCTGCTCATTCCCTCCATTCTGATCTCCATTCTGGCCCTGTTTGGCTTCCTGCTGCCCGCTGACTCTGGGGAAAAGATATCACTGG GAATCACAGTCATGCTCTCCCTAATAGTCTTCATGCTGCTAGGTGCACAAATTATGCCGCCCACTTCAGACTCAGTGCCTCTAATAG CTCAGTACTTTATCGTCACTATGGCCATTGTTGCGCTCTCTGTGATTGTCACGGTTGTGGTTTTACAAGTTCATCATCGTGACCCTCATGGCGCCAGGATGCCAAAGTGG ATTCGTGTGGTCTTCCTTGATTGGTGTGCCTGGTTTCTGCGCATGAAGCATCCGGGTGAGGACAGCGTGGACCTCAAAGCCAGAATGGCGAGTGTTCACCCTGCCTCGCCCAATTCTGGCTTGATTGGGAAAATTGGTGAGGGTGAGCTTGCCTTCACCAAAGATCTGAGCTCCACAGTCGGCTGCAGTGAACCAGAACTCGCCAATATCCTTGATGAAGTGCGCTATATTGCTAAACGTTTTCGTGACCAGCAACAGGGAGAGACGATGCGCAATGATTGGAAATTTGTTGCTGCTGTCATAGACCGTCTTTGTTTTGTGCTTTTCTTGCTATTCATTATCCTGTGCACCTTTGGGATTCTTGTGTCAGCACCAAACATTACTGAGGCTGTTTCCAAAGATGTGTTCTCctga